The segment CTTAAAGTAGTATACGGCCGGTCCTCCCTTAAGCATCCCCGCGCTAGCTACTATTACGCCGTTGCTTTTGTAAGCCTTTCTTCTGTCCTCCCATCCCCTAACGTAAGTGAACTCCTCATAGGCTTTCCTTAGGGCTTCCTTATCGTTAATGTATTGGCTGTTGTCTATCATTATTTCCATGATAGTTCTGGCCAAACCGTCGTAATAGACAGGATACGGAATGTTCCTTTCAGCTAGAACTGACAGTATTTCCTGACTTCTGGATAGGCTGAACGCCGGAACGAGTATCGTACCTCCTCCCTCAAGGGTCTCAATCACTGAAGTGTAGAACTCGTCCTCTACGTTCTTTCTGGCAGGGTGATTGAACTTACCGTAAGTGGCCTCAGTAATTATTACCTTAGATTTTCTCATTATATCTAATTCGGCAGGCTTCACTAGCTTGGCCATTGCCACGTTTATGTCGCCAGTATACGCGACGTCCCCCTTTTCGGTTTTAACCACAGTTATGGCACTTCCAGGAATGTGACCTGCGCTAGACGTGGTTACAGAGAACGATCCGATTTCTATTTCCTCCTTATAATTAAAAGTCTTGAAGTTATCCATACTCTTCTTCACTTCAACCCATTCGTAAGGAACTTTAGGTCCTGAGAGTTTGATGAAGTCCTTAAGCATTAGTTCAGTTATGTATTTGGAAATCCCTGTGCCGTAGATCGGTTTGGTTGAGGAAATCTGATAAATAGGTAGCGCTCCCACGTGATCTAAATGAGCGTGTGAAACCACAAATCCACTGACCTTAGACGGAACCTCCTGAAGGGGGAAGTTAGGTTCGTCTTTCTGATTGAAGTTCACACCATAATCAAGGATAACGCTCTCATTAGAGTTCGATACTTCTATTCCAGCTCTACCTACCTCATTGCCTCCACCAAGAATCTTTATACTGTATTCCATCTCTCTTAACAATTTCCAACCGCAAATATTAAGTTTGAGTAATAGTACAAAATATCTAATGAAGGTCAATCCTAAGGATCTTAAGAAATTAGAAAAGATGGGCATAAAAACACAAAACATAGACGCATTAAGGGTAATAATTGAAACCAAAGATGAGACAATAGTTATCGAGTCACCGATGGTGACTAAGGCTAACGTAATGGGTCAGGAGGCCATAACTATAATCGGGGGAACTACAAAGATCGAAGCTAAGGCAGAACCGAAGCTGGAAATAAACGAGGAAGACGTAAGGTTCGTTATGGAACAGACCGGAAAGTCGGAAGAGCAGGTTAGAGAGGCTCTTAAGAAATCTAATGGTGACATAGCTAAAGCTATTTTAAGCTTGACTGAAGGGCAAGCTTCTTGAGCCCTTCAATTAAGTCTTCTTCTGTCCTTTTTGTGGACACAATCACGTTTATACCCTCCATGTTAGCTATGTATATTGAAAGGGGGTCCATCTTAAGCGGCCTGTGTAGGATGACTAGTCTAGGTCTCATAGGGGCTATCTTAAGCGCTATCATTGGAGATCTTCCGCTTGAAACTTTAGTAAATACTAAAATCTTATTCAATGTTATAGAGAGAAACTGATAAAATTCCATTCCACTGAGCGAGATAATGGTTTTTGGACTGTCGGTGACTACATATCCGTAGAACTGCGCGTTAGTTAGGTTAGCCATCACTGGTATCCCATCAACTGCCATTATCACTTCCTGAAAGGAAACAGGTCTAACGAAGTCCGACATGTCCATAATGAAGGGGAAGTTAAGTGAGAAGAGTTTACCTAGCTCGTTTACAATTTTGAAACCCCTTTTTGAGTCAGCCTCTATCAGGGCCTCTATGTATTTTCTAACCATTAGGCTTCCAGGTTGTCTCCTATTTCTTTCGTAATCGGCAATAACTGATTGGGATATCCTCAATATTCTAGATAGCTCAGATTGAGAAACTCCAAACGTCTCGCGCCACTTCCTCATCGCTAGCCCAGGGTTTCTGCTCCACACTATGTCTCCTGCAATTCTTTTAGCTACGCTTTCAACGATGTAGTCGGTTGCCATTGAAAGCATTTATAAATAATCATATTATAATTTAAGTTGACAAAGGGCCCGTAGTCTAGCTTGGATTAAGATGCGACGTTCGGGTCGTCGTGATCCCGGGTTCAAATCCCGGCGGGCCCATTGTTTGTTCTCACGAATTGAAACGCTGGTTTATATAATTAAATTTATTAATATTAAAGAATATCTTAATTTAGTTATCTATTTCTAGCTTTTATATTTTTATAAACTAATGTGTGAATTCTAGCGACACCTGTGTTCACGACGGTTCTCATGGCTTTAATTTATCACGTGAATACACTAATCTATTATAACAAGATAATGTAAATATTAACAATTATTATATATAAAAATATTATCGATATTTGTACTTATTAGTTTATACGAGAAGTTCATAGTGATTAACATGCAAGTTTCTTTGGGACGATTAATGATAGGGAACGAAGCCATAGCTTATGGAGCTTTGGCCTCAGGCGTCTCGGTGGCGGCAGG is part of the Metallosphaera cuprina Ar-4 genome and harbors:
- a CDS encoding nascent polypeptide-associated complex protein, producing MKVNPKDLKKLEKMGIKTQNIDALRVIIETKDETIVIESPMVTKANVMGQEAITIIGGTTKIEAKAEPKLEINEEDVRFVMEQTGKSEEQVREALKKSNGDIAKAILSLTEGQAS
- a CDS encoding MBL fold metallo-hydrolase, whose amino-acid sequence is MEYSIKILGGGNEVGRAGIEVSNSNESVILDYGVNFNQKDEPNFPLQEVPSKVSGFVVSHAHLDHVGALPIYQISSTKPIYGTGISKYITELMLKDFIKLSGPKVPYEWVEVKKSMDNFKTFNYKEEIEIGSFSVTTSSAGHIPGSAITVVKTEKGDVAYTGDINVAMAKLVKPAELDIMRKSKVIITEATYGKFNHPARKNVEDEFYTSVIETLEGGGTILVPAFSLSRSQEILSVLAERNIPYPVYYDGLARTIMEIMIDNSQYINDKEALRKAYEEFTYVRGWEDRRKAYKSNGVIVASAGMLKGGPAVYYFKKLSDNSKNAIFLVSYQAENTPGRKLLELGKFDESSPLLKARLQMFDFSSHAGKNQLLDIVKTSECLEKIVVVHASPDNAQAFSDYVKEKLGVEVLVPENGQEIKI
- a CDS encoding helix-turn-helix domain-containing protein, which translates into the protein MATDYIVESVAKRIAGDIVWSRNPGLAMRKWRETFGVSQSELSRILRISQSVIADYERNRRQPGSLMVRKYIEALIEADSKRGFKIVNELGKLFSLNFPFIMDMSDFVRPVSFQEVIMAVDGIPVMANLTNAQFYGYVVTDSPKTIISLSGMEFYQFLSITLNKILVFTKVSSGRSPMIALKIAPMRPRLVILHRPLKMDPLSIYIANMEGINVIVSTKRTEEDLIEGLKKLALQSSLK